The Denticeps clupeoides chromosome 5, fDenClu1.1, whole genome shotgun sequence genome includes a region encoding these proteins:
- the fstl1a gene encoding follistatin-related protein 1a: MSRRPCVVQMLRCAPLLLLLAAGSCLSEELNSKSKVCANVFCGAGRECAVTEKGEPSCLCIEQCKPHKRTVCGSNAKTYRNHCELHRDACLTGLKIQVAHDGVCEKKKKDKVSASPIVCYLADRNELRSRVIEWLQSEVVPDGWLSKGSNFSDILLKYFQNFDNGDAQLDSTEFLNFIQHNKSAINITSYADEENNRLLRTLCVDALIELSDENADWKLSFDEFLNCLKPGYNPPERKCALEEETYEDGAETQMDCNRCVCACGNWVCTAITCDGSDKLTTLEEAEGTDQDMTEEEWTQRVAELNKHQETAETMKASAKEV, from the exons GAGCTGAACAGCAAGTCTAAGGTGTGTGCCAATGTGTTCTGTGGTGCGGGACGGGAATGTGCCGTCACTGAGAAGGGCGAGCCCTCCTGCCTGTGCATCGAG CAATGCAAGCCTCACAAGCGCACGGTGTGTGGCAGCAATGCAAAGACCTATCGCAACCACTGTGAGCTGCACCGCGACGCCTGCCTAACCGGCCTCAAGATCCAAGTGGCCCATGATGGTGTTTGTGAAA AGAAAAAGAAGGATAAAGTTTCCGCAAGTCCAA TTGTGTGCTACCTGGCCGACCGCAATGAGCTGCGGAGCCGCGTCATCGAGTGGCTGCAGTCAGAAGTGGTGCCAGATGGCTGGTTGTCCAAAGGCTCCAACTTTTCGGACATCCTTCTCAAGTacttccag AACTTTGACAACGGAGATGCTCAGCTGGACTCTACTGAGTTCCTCAACTTCATTCAGCACAACAAGTCCGCCATCAACATCACCTCTTACGCTGATGAGGAAAACAACCGCTTACTGAG GACCCTGTGTGTGGATGCCCTTATTGAGCTGTCTGATGAGAACGCAGACTGGAAGCTGAGCTTTGACGAGTTCCTAAACTGTCTGAAGCCAGGCTACAACCCTCCCGAGAGGA AGTGTGCCCTTGAGGAAGAAACTTATGAGGATGGTGCTGAGACCCAGATGGACTGCAACCgctgtgtctgtgcatgtggcAACTGGGTCTGCACTGCTATAACTTGTGATG GCTCAGACAAGCTGACCACTCTTGAGGAAGCTGAGGGTACAGACCAAGACATGACAGAGGAAGAGTGGACTCAAAGGGTGGCTGAACTCAACAAGCATCAG gAAACTGCAGAGACGATGAAAGCAAGTGCTAAAGAGGTataa